The following coding sequences lie in one Desulfocurvibacter africanus subsp. africanus DSM 2603 genomic window:
- a CDS encoding DUF927 domain-containing protein, whose translation MSDITTDFRRCMENAGLAPGEEIISDGNLHRCGTADKPVSKNGWYVLHADIPASGAYGDWRTGESGTWTAKADRDLSPAERERIKTRIKTDRKAREAEEVRRHAEAAERARCILESAEPATDGHPYLKRKGVPAHSGAKLARDGRLVIPVLGPDGKPQSVQFIDADGGKMFLAGGKTAGGYFAIRGADGPLYICEGYATAASIHVVTDGTVLAAFNCGNLKAVAQVARNRYPERQIILCADDDHATQGNPGLTKSREAASAVGGLMAVPTFSESANRGTDFNDLHQAEGPEVVRRCLVDAKPLDTSDMSDNAYSPNGKGLSDTGNGQPDTSDKAASVAVPKGFLNNEAGLFRLEEDQEGAVQQVWLGPCLDVLGMTRDTDGAAWGLYVQWRDPDGHVHRWAMPLSMLSRDDSGWHSSLADGGWTGAPGKKARQGVATYLATSRPKDRVRCVNRTGWQNGLFVLPDSAVGNSSELVVLQREGAEGIYRTGGTLEGWQTTIGTWATGNSRLVLAVCTAFAAALLEIAGQESGGFNFVGGSSTGKSTALHAAGSACGGGGIGGYVRNWRATANGLEGLAAMHCDSLLCLDELGQADARAVSEAAYMLANGSGKSRASRDGSHRMPATWRTLVLSSGEIGLAAKIAEETGRSIKAGQEVRLVDVQADAGKGLGLFEDLHGHASPTLFADSIKRAAVTHYGHAFRAFVARMASEMDQVRTGVLEAIPAFVDGACPADADGQVRRVAARFALCAVAGEMAAEWGILPWRAGEALEAAKRCLDEWIAGRGGAGASEDRAILTVVRLFLEQHGAARFQDLDEEGKANAEKCINRAGFRRKTPGGHEFIFLPSVFDAEVLRGHDVNRAAKVLQRAGWLRTNERGLRARVQLPGLGRQRCYVVALPDGQEG comes from the coding sequence ATGAGCGACATCACCACGGACTTCCGCCGTTGTATGGAGAACGCTGGCCTGGCGCCCGGCGAAGAGATCATCTCTGATGGCAACCTCCATCGCTGTGGGACCGCTGATAAACCCGTCTCGAAGAATGGCTGGTATGTGCTTCATGCTGATATCCCGGCATCTGGCGCCTATGGCGACTGGAGAACGGGAGAATCTGGAACGTGGACAGCTAAGGCGGACCGCGACCTATCGCCAGCCGAGCGGGAACGAATCAAGACCCGTATCAAGACGGATCGCAAGGCCCGGGAGGCCGAAGAGGTTCGACGCCACGCCGAAGCAGCGGAGCGGGCCAGATGCATCCTTGAGTCAGCCGAACCCGCAACGGATGGCCACCCATACTTGAAACGCAAGGGCGTTCCCGCTCATTCCGGTGCTAAGCTCGCCAGGGATGGCCGGCTTGTAATCCCGGTCCTCGGTCCGGACGGCAAACCGCAATCTGTTCAATTCATTGATGCTGATGGTGGCAAGATGTTCCTGGCCGGAGGCAAGACTGCCGGCGGCTACTTCGCCATCAGGGGAGCCGACGGACCGCTCTACATCTGCGAGGGCTACGCTACCGCTGCAAGCATCCACGTTGTCACTGACGGGACCGTCTTGGCTGCCTTCAACTGCGGTAATCTAAAAGCCGTGGCCCAGGTTGCGCGGAACCGCTACCCTGAGCGGCAAATCATCTTGTGCGCTGACGATGACCACGCCACGCAGGGCAATCCCGGCCTGACAAAGTCCCGCGAGGCAGCCAGTGCCGTGGGCGGGCTTATGGCCGTGCCCACCTTCTCCGAGTCGGCCAATCGCGGAACAGACTTCAATGACCTGCACCAGGCCGAAGGACCGGAAGTCGTGCGCCGTTGCCTTGTTGATGCAAAACCGTTGGACACGTCGGACATGTCGGACAACGCCTACTCTCCCAATGGAAAGGGGCTGTCCGACACTGGAAATGGGCAGCCGGACACGTCGGACAAAGCCGCGTCAGTGGCCGTTCCCAAGGGCTTTTTGAACAATGAGGCTGGCCTATTCCGCCTGGAGGAAGACCAGGAAGGCGCAGTGCAGCAAGTGTGGCTTGGCCCCTGTCTAGATGTGCTGGGCATGACCAGAGATACCGACGGCGCGGCCTGGGGGCTATATGTCCAATGGCGCGACCCTGATGGCCATGTCCACCGCTGGGCCATGCCCCTGTCCATGCTCTCGCGGGATGATTCTGGGTGGCACTCCTCTCTTGCTGATGGGGGATGGACTGGAGCGCCAGGCAAGAAGGCGCGCCAGGGTGTTGCAACCTACCTGGCCACGTCGAGGCCGAAAGACCGCGTGCGCTGTGTGAACCGGACAGGCTGGCAAAATGGCCTTTTCGTGCTGCCCGACAGCGCTGTCGGCAACTCAAGCGAATTGGTTGTCCTCCAGCGCGAAGGAGCTGAAGGCATATACCGCACAGGCGGAACGCTGGAGGGCTGGCAAACGACTATCGGCACATGGGCAACTGGCAATTCGCGTCTTGTGCTTGCGGTATGCACGGCCTTCGCCGCGGCTCTGCTTGAAATAGCCGGCCAGGAAAGCGGCGGCTTCAACTTTGTCGGCGGGAGCTCCACCGGCAAATCAACCGCGCTGCATGCGGCTGGCTCAGCTTGCGGGGGCGGAGGCATCGGCGGTTATGTCCGCAACTGGCGAGCCACGGCCAATGGCCTTGAAGGTCTGGCCGCTATGCATTGCGATTCGCTTTTGTGTCTGGATGAGCTGGGCCAAGCTGATGCCCGGGCAGTGAGCGAAGCAGCTTACATGCTTGCAAACGGGTCCGGCAAGTCTCGAGCGTCCCGCGACGGCTCGCACAGGATGCCGGCCACATGGCGAACGCTGGTGCTCTCGAGTGGAGAAATCGGGCTCGCCGCGAAGATTGCCGAAGAGACCGGGCGATCTATCAAAGCCGGCCAAGAGGTCCGCCTTGTGGACGTTCAGGCCGATGCGGGCAAGGGACTGGGACTCTTCGAGGATCTTCATGGTCATGCCTCACCTACCCTGTTTGCCGACAGCATCAAGCGGGCCGCTGTCACACATTATGGGCATGCCTTCAGGGCTTTTGTTGCGCGCATGGCCTCCGAGATGGACCAAGTCCGCACCGGTGTCTTGGAGGCAATCCCGGCCTTTGTAGACGGAGCCTGCCCAGCTGACGCCGATGGTCAGGTCCGTCGCGTGGCCGCTCGCTTTGCTCTGTGCGCCGTGGCCGGCGAAATGGCTGCTGAATGGGGCATCCTGCCCTGGCGGGCCGGCGAAGCCCTGGAGGCTGCTAAGCGCTGCCTTGACGAGTGGATAGCAGGAAGGGGCGGGGCCGGGGCTTCCGAGGATCGGGCGATCCTGACCGTTGTCCGCTTGTTCCTTGAGCAGCATGGCGCGGCCCGCTTCCAAGACCTTGATGAGGAAGGCAAAGCCAATGCGGAAAAATGCATCAACCGGGCCGGATTCCGACGCAAGACGCCGGGCGGGCATGAGTTCATTTTCTTGCCGAGCGTCTTTGATGCTGAAGTCCTACGCGGCCATGACGTAAACCGAGCCGCCAAGGTGTTGCAGCGAGCGGGATGGCTGCGGACCAATGAACGGGGCCTGCGCGCAAGGGTTCAACTCCCAGGTCTTGGGCGGCAGCGCTGCTATGTCGTGGCCCTGCCGGATGGGCAGGAGGGCTAA
- a CDS encoding helix-turn-helix domain-containing protein, protein MKSKTPEALTDNRGVQIGGTNSVYASGPEGKDDNSSEAQRTRILEHLYSASLTTLEARRLLDVLHPAARVMELRRAGYRIVTHWTEDITPEGKPHRVARYVLHGEGVA, encoded by the coding sequence ATGAAAAGTAAGACCCCGGAAGCCTTGACGGACAACCGGGGCGTACAAATTGGCGGCACCAATTCTGTATATGCTTCCGGCCCCGAAGGCAAGGACGACAACTCTTCCGAAGCGCAGCGCACCCGCATTCTCGAACACCTGTATAGTGCGAGTTTGACCACCCTGGAGGCGCGCCGACTTCTGGACGTGCTGCACCCTGCAGCTCGCGTTATGGAGCTGCGTCGGGCGGGCTATCGGATCGTCACGCACTGGACAGAGGACATAACCCCTGAGGGAAAGCCACACCGCGTGGCTCGGTATGTTCTACATGGGGAGGGCGTGGCATGA
- a CDS encoding helix-turn-helix transcriptional regulator, with translation MSNLHSLPKDGFVRARQIVGDAKRGIPPIIPVSRSAWWAGVASGRYPKPVKLGPRTTAWRAEDIRRLVENLSGGADEK, from the coding sequence ATGTCCAACCTGCATTCCCTTCCCAAGGATGGCTTTGTCAGAGCCCGGCAGATCGTGGGTGATGCAAAGCGCGGCATCCCGCCGATCATTCCTGTTTCCAGATCCGCTTGGTGGGCTGGCGTTGCGTCCGGTCGCTACCCAAAGCCCGTAAAGCTCGGACCACGTACGACAGCCTGGCGCGCCGAAGACATCCGACGATTGGTCGAAAACCTGTCGGGGGGCGCAGATGAAAAGTAA
- a CDS encoding tyrosine-type recombinase/integrase — translation MPLSDTSVRNAKPESKPRKLSDGGGMFLLVTPSGGKWWRFKYRFKGKEKLLSLGVYPDVSLKEARERRDEARKLLANGIDPSETRKAEKNSQADSFEEVAREWYDKFKPSWSDSHAMRILRRLEQNIFPWLGSRPIKTISAPDLLAVIRRIETRGAVETAHRALQNCGQIFRYAVACGRAERDPSGDLRGALPPSEEKHHASLTDPKAVAALLRDIDDYEGSFVTRCALRLAPLVFVRPGELRHAEWSEIDLDHAEWRIPAEKMKARTMHIVPLSKQAVEIMRELHALTGQGKYLFPSVRTSARPMSENTVNAALRRLGYSKDEMTGHGFRSMASTILNEQGWNRDAIERQLAHAERNSVRAAYNYAEFLPERRRMMQSWSDYLDALRSGTKIIPFRTGQVA, via the coding sequence ATGCCGCTATCCGATACGTCCGTCCGCAATGCCAAGCCCGAGTCCAAGCCCCGCAAGTTATCCGATGGTGGGGGTATGTTCCTGCTTGTTACCCCCAGCGGGGGGAAATGGTGGCGTTTCAAGTATCGCTTTAAGGGCAAGGAAAAACTTCTTTCCCTCGGCGTCTATCCCGATGTGAGCTTGAAGGAGGCCCGAGAGCGCCGCGACGAAGCCCGGAAGCTGCTCGCCAATGGCATTGACCCGAGCGAGACGCGCAAGGCGGAGAAGAACAGCCAAGCGGACAGCTTCGAGGAAGTGGCCCGTGAATGGTACGACAAGTTCAAGCCCTCCTGGTCCGACTCTCATGCTATGCGCATTCTTCGCCGCCTTGAACAGAATATCTTCCCCTGGCTGGGCTCCCGGCCGATCAAAACCATATCCGCACCTGACCTATTGGCGGTAATCCGCCGCATCGAGACACGCGGGGCTGTCGAGACTGCCCACCGTGCCCTGCAGAACTGCGGCCAAATCTTCCGCTATGCCGTCGCATGCGGCCGGGCCGAACGTGATCCGTCCGGCGATTTGCGCGGCGCCCTCCCCCCTTCCGAAGAAAAGCACCATGCCAGCCTGACGGACCCCAAAGCCGTTGCCGCTCTCCTGCGCGACATCGATGACTATGAGGGCTCTTTTGTCACGCGCTGCGCCTTGCGCCTAGCTCCGCTGGTCTTTGTCCGGCCCGGCGAGCTTCGCCATGCCGAGTGGTCCGAGATCGACCTTGACCATGCCGAATGGCGCATCCCTGCCGAGAAGATGAAAGCGCGCACGATGCATATCGTTCCCCTCTCCAAACAAGCCGTGGAGATCATGCGCGAACTTCATGCACTGACTGGCCAGGGCAAGTACCTCTTCCCGAGCGTGCGGACCAGCGCCCGGCCCATGAGCGAGAACACGGTTAACGCCGCTCTTCGCCGCCTGGGCTACTCCAAGGACGAAATGACCGGCCACGGCTTCCGCTCCATGGCGTCCACCATTCTGAATGAACAGGGCTGGAACCGTGACGCAATTGAGCGCCAGCTTGCCCATGCCGAGCGCAATTCAGTCCGCGCCGCCTACAACTATGCTGAGTTTCTGCCCGAGCGCCGGAGGATGATGCAGAGTTGGAGTGATTACTTGGACGCGCTACGCTCAGGGACGAAGATCATTCCCTTCCGCACCGGCCAAGTGGCTTAG
- a CDS encoding FlgO family outer membrane protein, with protein sequence MRSLSLLLALCILMGQFQACATRNINLVDRNHEAADALLLKAGASLDKGKPILVATIMDVADLTKTSRFGLITADMLAGRLAQQGYTVLEIKLDRENLYTLTGTGEMLLSNELRNLSASFGAQAVLIGTYAPAGEQVYVSAKLVRAKDSVIIAAEDYRLQGDDVASLIDPDLALRTSSWY encoded by the coding sequence ATGCGCTCTCTCTCCCTACTTCTTGCTTTGTGTATTTTGATGGGTCAGTTTCAGGCTTGCGCCACTCGAAATATCAACCTTGTCGACCGAAACCATGAGGCTGCAGACGCACTGCTTCTCAAGGCCGGCGCTTCACTCGACAAGGGCAAACCCATTTTGGTTGCCACCATCATGGATGTCGCTGATTTGACCAAAACATCCCGTTTTGGCCTTATTACCGCGGACATGTTGGCCGGTCGCCTGGCCCAGCAAGGGTATACTGTTCTGGAGATCAAACTTGATCGAGAAAATCTGTACACTTTGACTGGTACCGGAGAGATGCTTCTCTCCAACGAGCTTCGCAACCTTTCAGCTAGCTTTGGAGCGCAGGCTGTACTTATTGGGACGTATGCGCCGGCAGGAGAGCAGGTCTACGTGTCCGCCAAGCTGGTGCGGGCCAAGGACAGCGTCATCATCGCCGCGGAGGATTACAGGCTGCAGGGGGACGATGTCGCCTCACTGATAGATCCCGACTTAGCCCTGAGGACTAGCTCATGGTACTGA
- a CDS encoding transposase produces MDGTGRWMDNAIVERLWHSLTYKCVYLHAFKRGSQARLEIGKGLVC; encoded by the coding sequence ATGGACGGGACAGGCCGGTGGATGGACAACGCCATAGTCGAGCGGCTGTGGCACTCGCTCACGTACAAGTGCGTTTACCTGCATGCCTTCAAAAGGGGCAGCCAGGCCCGGCTGGAAATCGGCAAGGGGCTTGTCTGCTAG
- a CDS encoding YqaE/Pmp3 family membrane protein, with amino-acid sequence MDILRILLAILIPPLGVFLQVGIGVQFWINILLTLLGYIPGIIHAIYVILKY; translated from the coding sequence ATGGACATTCTGCGCATCTTACTGGCGATACTAATTCCACCTTTGGGTGTTTTTTTACAAGTAGGAATAGGTGTTCAATTTTGGATCAATATTCTTTTAACGCTGCTTGGATACATTCCAGGCATTATCCATGCCATTTATGTTATTTTGAAGTACTAA
- a CDS encoding CsbD family protein: MDVNILKGKWKQMRGEAQRQWGKLTGDDLDMIEGDRDKLIGKIQERYGKQKDEAEKEVNKWISSTH, translated from the coding sequence ATGGATGTTAATATTCTTAAAGGAAAATGGAAGCAAATGCGGGGTGAGGCTCAACGTCAATGGGGCAAACTCACAGGGGATGATCTAGATATGATAGAGGGAGATCGTGACAAGCTCATTGGGAAAATACAAGAACGTTACGGCAAACAGAAAGATGAGGCTGAGAAAGAAGTAAACAAGTGGATCTCTAGCACTCATTAA
- the zupT gene encoding zinc transporter ZupT — MLEATSESLWFAFGLTLFAGLATGIGSALAFLTRQTSTRFLSTSLGFSAGVMLYVSFMEIMRKAQLSLAGELGEVDGTWAAVGAFFAGILLIGIIDRLVPCEENPHEVHKVEELCGPAACIPNGALMRMGLFTALAIGIHNFPEGLATFAAALHDPNLGVPVAVAVAIHNIPEGIAVSVPIYYATGSRQKAFAWSFLSGLSEPLGAIIGYVLLLPFFNGLTFGLLFASVAGIMVFISLDELLPTAQEYGHHHLSIYGLVAGMLVMALSLLLFI; from the coding sequence ATGCTTGAAGCAACCAGCGAATCCCTGTGGTTCGCCTTCGGACTGACCCTGTTTGCCGGGCTGGCCACAGGCATCGGCAGCGCCCTGGCCTTCCTCACCCGCCAGACCAGCACGCGCTTTCTGTCGACTTCGCTGGGATTTTCGGCCGGCGTCATGCTGTACGTCTCCTTCATGGAGATCATGCGCAAGGCACAGCTGTCATTGGCAGGAGAGTTGGGCGAGGTTGACGGAACCTGGGCCGCGGTCGGCGCGTTCTTCGCGGGCATTCTGCTCATCGGGATTATCGACAGGCTGGTGCCCTGCGAAGAAAATCCCCACGAAGTACACAAGGTGGAGGAACTCTGCGGGCCGGCAGCGTGTATCCCGAATGGAGCCCTGATGCGCATGGGCCTGTTCACGGCCCTGGCCATCGGCATCCACAACTTTCCGGAGGGCTTGGCCACCTTCGCCGCGGCCCTGCACGACCCGAACCTGGGCGTGCCGGTCGCCGTGGCAGTGGCCATCCACAACATTCCCGAGGGCATCGCCGTGTCCGTGCCCATCTACTACGCCACAGGCAGCCGCCAAAAGGCCTTTGCGTGGTCGTTCCTGTCGGGCTTGTCCGAGCCTTTGGGCGCTATCATCGGCTATGTCTTGCTTTTGCCCTTCTTCAACGGCTTGACCTTTGGCCTGCTCTTTGCCTCCGTGGCGGGCATTATGGTCTTCATCTCGCTGGATGAACTGCTGCCAACGGCTCAGGAGTACGGCCACCATCATCTATCCATCTATGGGCTTGTGGCCGGCATGCTTGTCATGGCCCTGAGCCTGCTCCTATTCATTTAA
- a CDS encoding class I fructose-bisphosphate aldolase translates to MTDIPKLLGSEADSLLNHTCTTIPKEVLHAPGSDFVDRIMASGDRPVPVLRNMQLIFNTGRLAGTGYLSVLPVDQGIEHTAGSSFAANPAFFDPENIVKLALEGGCNAVASTLGVLASVARKYAHKIPFLLKLNHNELLTYPNKWDQHMFASVEQAFEMGAVAVGATIYFGSEESNRQIEEVSAAFEAAHELGMVTVLWSYLRNPGFKKDGKDYHTSADMTGQANHLAATIKADIVKQKLPTLNGGFKAIGFSKTDPRMYSDLATDHPIDLTRYQVANCYMGRAGLINSGGSSSENDLAQAVRTAVINKRAGGMGLISGRKAFQRSMPDGVALLQAIQDVYLDKSIGLA, encoded by the coding sequence ATGACCGACATTCCCAAGCTTCTCGGCAGTGAAGCCGACTCCCTGCTCAACCATACATGCACGACCATCCCCAAGGAGGTCCTGCACGCGCCTGGGTCGGATTTCGTGGATCGGATCATGGCCAGTGGCGACCGCCCCGTGCCTGTGCTGCGCAACATGCAGCTCATTTTCAACACCGGCCGCCTGGCAGGCACGGGCTACCTGTCCGTCCTGCCCGTGGATCAAGGCATTGAGCATACGGCTGGCTCGTCATTCGCCGCCAATCCGGCCTTTTTCGACCCTGAAAACATAGTCAAGCTGGCCCTGGAGGGCGGCTGCAATGCAGTGGCTTCAACACTGGGCGTGCTTGCTTCGGTGGCGCGCAAGTATGCGCACAAGATACCTTTCCTGCTCAAACTCAACCACAACGAGCTGCTGACCTATCCCAACAAGTGGGATCAGCACATGTTTGCCTCGGTGGAGCAAGCCTTCGAGATGGGCGCCGTGGCCGTCGGCGCGACAATCTATTTTGGTTCCGAGGAATCCAACCGCCAGATAGAGGAGGTCTCGGCCGCCTTCGAGGCTGCTCACGAGCTGGGCATGGTCACCGTACTGTGGTCCTATTTGCGCAACCCAGGCTTCAAAAAGGACGGCAAGGATTATCACACTTCGGCGGACATGACCGGCCAGGCCAACCATCTGGCTGCGACCATCAAGGCCGATATCGTCAAGCAGAAGCTGCCCACCCTCAACGGGGGCTTCAAGGCTATCGGCTTTTCCAAGACCGATCCGCGCATGTACTCGGATCTGGCCACGGACCATCCCATCGACCTGACTCGCTACCAGGTAGCCAACTGCTATATGGGACGGGCCGGGCTCATCAACTCCGGTGGTTCCTCGAGCGAAAACGACCTTGCCCAGGCTGTACGCACGGCGGTTATCAACAAGCGGGCCGGGGGCATGGGCCTCATCTCGGGCCGCAAGGCTTTCCAGAGATCCATGCCAGACGGCGTGGCGCTGCTACAGGCCATCCAGGACGTCTACCTGGACAAAAGCATAGGCTTGGCCTAG
- a CDS encoding sulfurtransferase — MAKRSHLYAALIMLLLLGVHLPVALAAKQGDKAYPNGQFLLSATKLHALLEKDGVVVVDARDDKDFDGRLLPGAVRMPWTLFTQSDPTRNMGGVFVGTVRALDILAQHGISRNDMVVLYDSVARDGGATASYVFWVLDLLGHEKMALLERGIDGWKEAGLPVTSESAKPTPKRYEASWEEVRLRRLTEEQFIMSRLGDPYYQILDSRSQDEYIGKRINTALDGTPLKPGHIPGAFNVDYTLNWRGQDKAIKPYAELRRLYGELDPTKAVIAYCHSGRRSSFSYFILRLMGFEDVILYDHSWQGWGQPQLFYPAANK, encoded by the coding sequence ATGGCAAAGAGATCACATCTGTACGCCGCTCTGATCATGCTGCTGTTGCTCGGCGTCCACTTGCCAGTGGCGCTTGCGGCCAAACAGGGCGACAAGGCATATCCCAATGGGCAGTTCCTTCTTTCGGCCACCAAGCTCCATGCACTACTCGAAAAGGATGGTGTGGTGGTCGTCGATGCCCGTGACGACAAGGACTTCGATGGCCGGCTGTTGCCGGGAGCAGTACGCATGCCCTGGACGCTCTTCACGCAGTCCGATCCTACCCGAAACATGGGGGGCGTGTTCGTAGGCACAGTCAGGGCACTGGATATCCTTGCTCAACATGGCATCAGCCGAAACGACATGGTCGTTCTTTATGATTCCGTAGCTAGGGACGGCGGGGCCACGGCCTCATATGTCTTTTGGGTCCTGGACCTGCTCGGCCATGAAAAAATGGCCCTGCTTGAGCGCGGCATCGATGGTTGGAAAGAGGCCGGGCTGCCTGTGACCAGCGAGTCAGCCAAGCCTACCCCGAAGCGATATGAAGCATCCTGGGAAGAGGTGCGTTTACGCAGGCTGACCGAGGAGCAGTTCATCATGAGCCGTTTGGGAGATCCTTATTACCAGATTCTCGATTCGCGCTCTCAAGACGAGTACATTGGCAAGAGGATCAATACCGCCCTGGACGGGACTCCACTCAAACCAGGGCATATACCGGGGGCGTTCAATGTAGACTACACGCTCAACTGGAGGGGCCAAGACAAGGCGATCAAGCCGTATGCGGAACTCCGCCGACTGTATGGTGAGCTTGATCCCACCAAGGCTGTGATCGCCTACTGCCATTCCGGCCGGCGAAGCTCTTTCAGCTATTTCATTCTTCGGCTGATGGGCTTTGAGGACGTCATTCTTTATGATCACTCTTGGCAAGGCTGGGGCCAGCCCCAATTGTTCTATCCTGCGGCAAACAAATGA
- a CDS encoding anaerobic nitric oxide reductase flavorubredoxin, translated as MSFSVTRNVTWVGKIDWELRKFHGEEYTTARGSSYNSYLVRGEKTVLVDTVWSPYDRAFVQDLERLVDLQKIDAVVVNHAEVDHSGALPELLSRIPDVPLYCSKNAVKSLTGYYHKDWNFQVVRTGDKFSLGNMDLVFIEAPMLHWPDSMFCYLTEDNILFSNDAFGQHYASEFMYDDLVDPCELFDEALKYYANILTPFSPSVRKKIDELKSMNVPLNLICPSHGVIWRSRPMNIVEKYEEWADDYQEDQITLLYDTMWNATRVMAEAIAEGIRAASPSTEVKLYNIARSDRTVMVTDVFRSKAVLVGSSTINNGILSSVAGIIEEIRGMKFKQKKAAAFGSYGWSGESVKLITQRLREGGFELVNDGFKLLWQPGEEGREQCRKWGREFVNSLG; from the coding sequence ATGAGCTTTTCCGTCACCAGAAATGTCACCTGGGTTGGCAAAATAGACTGGGAGTTGAGGAAATTCCATGGCGAGGAATACACTACGGCTCGTGGCTCATCCTACAATTCCTATCTGGTTCGTGGGGAGAAGACCGTACTCGTGGACACGGTCTGGTCGCCTTATGATCGGGCTTTTGTCCAGGATTTGGAGCGGCTCGTGGACCTCCAAAAAATCGATGCGGTGGTGGTTAACCACGCGGAAGTCGATCATAGCGGCGCGTTGCCCGAGTTGTTGAGCCGCATCCCGGATGTGCCCCTTTATTGCAGCAAGAATGCAGTAAAATCGCTCACAGGCTACTATCATAAGGACTGGAATTTCCAGGTCGTGCGCACTGGAGACAAGTTCAGCCTGGGAAACATGGATCTTGTTTTCATTGAAGCTCCGATGCTGCACTGGCCGGACAGCATGTTTTGCTATCTTACCGAGGATAACATTCTGTTTTCCAATGATGCCTTCGGACAGCACTACGCATCCGAGTTCATGTACGATGACCTGGTGGATCCTTGCGAACTGTTTGATGAAGCTCTCAAGTATTACGCCAATATCCTAACCCCGTTCTCTCCCTCGGTGCGCAAGAAAATCGACGAACTCAAGAGCATGAACGTGCCCCTGAACCTCATCTGCCCGAGTCATGGCGTCATTTGGCGAAGCAGGCCCATGAACATCGTGGAGAAGTATGAGGAATGGGCCGACGACTACCAGGAAGATCAGATCACGTTGCTGTACGATACCATGTGGAACGCCACACGGGTCATGGCCGAAGCCATTGCCGAAGGCATTCGCGCCGCCAGTCCGAGTACGGAAGTGAAGCTGTACAATATAGCCAGGAGCGACCGCACCGTTATGGTTACGGATGTATTCCGTTCCAAGGCCGTGCTCGTGGGTTCTTCGACCATCAACAACGGCATACTCTCCTCTGTAGCCGGAATCATTGAAGAAATTCGAGGCATGAAGTTCAAGCAGAAGAAGGCGGCGGCCTTTGGTTCCTATGGCTGGAGCGGTGAGTCAGTGAAGCTCATCACGCAGCGTCTGCGGGAAGGCGGATTTGAACTGGTCAACGACGGCTTCAAGCTGCTCTGGCAACCAGGTGAAGAGGGCCGGGAGCAATGCCGGAAGTGGGGGCGGGAATTCGTGAATTCGTTAGGCTAA
- a CDS encoding DMT family transporter produces the protein MWQGTFFSLLSGIAFGLLGVLAKLGYAQNMPVGLVLQCRFLFGAAFMFLFLLGWRRRLLRLDLPGLAMVAAIGMVLYYAQSSFFFHSVEHIPVSTTVLILYGYPVTVTLLSVVLYKLRLTRLLVLSLILVSAGCGLICYDAFLRELNPTGLLYAFGALGCFTIYLLLVQKVMQGRHPLSVSFYMILFTGLSFLLLQGPGTLASLRMSNLPIALGLGFIPTALAITLLFLAIERIGSAHAAIFSSSEPVAALVAAHLILGEPIVTLQVMGMLLILAGVILPNLKTAVILRRSRAVSRSS, from the coding sequence ATGTGGCAAGGCACCTTCTTCAGTCTGCTCTCGGGCATTGCTTTCGGCTTGCTGGGCGTACTGGCCAAGCTTGGCTATGCCCAGAACATGCCCGTGGGCCTCGTGCTCCAATGCCGTTTTCTGTTCGGCGCGGCCTTCATGTTCCTGTTCCTCCTGGGCTGGCGCCGCCGGCTCCTGCGCCTTGACCTGCCCGGCCTGGCCATGGTGGCCGCCATCGGCATGGTGCTCTACTATGCCCAGAGTTCTTTCTTCTTTCACTCAGTGGAGCACATCCCGGTTTCTACCACGGTGCTCATCCTCTACGGCTATCCCGTGACAGTGACGCTCCTCTCGGTTGTCCTGTACAAGCTAAGGTTGACCAGGCTGCTCGTGCTCTCGCTCATCCTCGTCAGCGCCGGCTGCGGCCTTATCTGCTATGACGCCTTCCTGCGCGAACTCAATCCCACAGGTCTGCTTTACGCTTTCGGCGCCTTGGGATGCTTCACGATCTACCTTCTGCTGGTACAAAAGGTCATGCAGGGACGCCATCCACTCTCCGTGAGTTTCTACATGATCCTTTTCACGGGCCTGAGCTTCCTGCTCCTGCAAGGACCCGGCACCCTGGCCTCGTTGCGCATGTCGAACCTGCCCATAGCCCTTGGCCTGGGATTCATCCCGACGGCCTTGGCCATAACTCTGCTCTTCCTGGCCATTGAGCGCATCGGCAGCGCTCACGCCGCCATCTTCTCCTCTTCCGAGCCTGTTGCCGCGTTGGTGGCGGCACACCTCATCCTCGGTGAGCCCATAGTCACGCTACAGGTCATGGGCATGCTGCTGATCCTCGCGGGCGTCATCCTGCCCAATCTGAAGACTGCCGTCATTCTCAGAAGATCAAGAGCAGTCAGCAGGAGCAGCTAG